The following proteins are encoded in a genomic region of Cryptomeria japonica chromosome 11, Sugi_1.0, whole genome shotgun sequence:
- the LOC131061836 gene encoding cytochrome P450 86B1-like, protein MAALADIAGNGWTYFQVWCVGITSVILIWCLRSGMRLRFRGAPVWPLPSMLFQLDHLYDCPTHLLIVNGGTLRLPGPWKCRILTADLANIDYLLKTRYHNFGKGDIFKDSLRDMFGNSILVQDGEAFKRVGISIGKALSSPAFRDRVTAALPSVMQQKLVPVFTHACENAAIIDLKDVFHRLACYNFFNVLSERRFLKARNFVYDFVVQEWHSRGLFNKEDSAVADIAFTFLRYERECGRVYSEKRRQELLVNLIFAGKDTATTGLTWFFWLLTKHPQLVEAEILAELQEIVKQRKSPDDQDSFGFSFEEKKRMEYLHAAVTEALRFHLPVPFEITVSKEDDVLPDGTPVKKGAQVLYSIYSSGRLENVWGVRTAWNSNQKGG, encoded by the exons ATGGCAGCTCTGGCGGATATTGCAGGGAATGGGTGGACTTATTTTCAAGTGTGGTGTGTAGGAATAACATCTGTCATACTCATTTGGTGTTTGCGTTCTGGGATGCGACTGAGATTTAGAGGGGCGCCAGTGTGGCCGCTTCCCTCGATGCTTTTCCAATTGGACCATCTTTACGATTGTCCAACTCATCTGCTTATCGTCAACGGAGGAACACTCAGACTTCCAGGCCCTTGGAAATGCCGGATCTTAACGGCCGACCTTGCAAACATAGATTACCTGCTGAAAACGAGGTACCACAATTTCGGCAAAGGTGACATTTTCAAAGACTCGCTTCGTGACATGTTCGGCAATTCAATTTTGGTTCAAGATGGGGAGGCTTTTAAGCGTGTTGGTATCTCTATCGGCAAGGCGCTCTCATCGCCCGCTTTCCGCGACCGTGTGACGGCGGCCCTGCCCTCCGTGATGCAGCAAAAACTTGTTCCTGTCTTCACCCACGCCTGTGAAAATGCCGCCATTATCGACCTGAAAGACGTTTTCCACCGGCTGGCTTGTTATAAC TTCTTTAACGTTTTGTCTGAGCGCCGGTTTCTCAAGGCTAGAAACTTTGTCTATGACTTTGTTGTCCAAGAATGGCATTCTCGCGGGCTCTTTAACAAGGAGGACTCTGCAGTGGCGGACATCGCATTTACCTTCCTCCGCTACGAGAGAGAATGCGGGCGGGTTTACTCCGAAAAAAGAAGGCAAGAGTTACTTGTGAACCTCATTTTCGCGGGTAAGGATACCGCTACGACGGGACTCACCTGGTTCTTCTGGCTGCTAACGAAGCATCCCCAACTTGTTGAAGCTGAGATTTTAGCGGAGCTCCAAGAGATCGTGAAGCAGAGAAAGAGTCCGGACGATCAGGATTCGTTTGGTTTTAGCTTTGAAGAAAAAAAGCGGATGGAATACCTTCACGCAGCAGTGACTGAGGCTCTCCGCTTCCACCTACCTGTTCCCTTTGAGATCACGGTTTCCAAGGAAGACGATGTTCTACCGGACGGCACACCTGTGAAGAAGGGCGCGCAAGTTTTGTACTCGATTTACTCGTCTGGCAGGCTGGAGAATGTTTGGGGGGTGAGGACTGCCTGGAATTCAAACCAGAAAGGTGGATGA